The Fulvia fulva chromosome 11, complete sequence genome segment GGTCTTTGCATTATTTCACGAACAGGAGACATTAGTATGTATCATCATCCATGTCTTTAGAGCAACACCATCCTCAAGCCCGCCACTTCTGGTGATCCGGAGCCCCTTGAACTTAGCTCGGCGGTGCTCCTTTCCCTCCGTTGCCACCTCCACCCTTCTTCTGCTCAGGCGAGTCCTCGGTGGGCTTCTTGTTGCGTGCGTGACTGGGCGGAGCCGGGTGCTCACCACCATGCTTCCCCTTCTGCTCGGGCGTCTTCTCTGCATCTCTGCACGATTCGCAGGCGGGATTCTTATCGCCGGGGATGCCCTTGGCGCTGTCCTCCTTGGGAACGGCACCGGCGCCGGATTTTGGCTTGGCGCCAGTTTCTGGTGAGGTGGCGGTTGGGCCTGTAGAGATTGGGAGTCAATAGGGGTTCAAAGAGAAGACAACCAAGCTGTGGATTGTGACGAAGGGGACAATGTCTCTCTCTTTCTGTCTTCAAGAAGCCTTGTAGGGCTCTGCTACATGTTGGATGGCTGGTAGTGTGCGGCAACTGGGGTATCACGAGACATCGCTAGCTCAGGTATCAATGCATGTGCTCGCTAAGATTACCGACCTTGGCCCTGGCCCTTTGGTGGCGTCTGACCTCTTGTGGCTCCTGGCATGCCTGGCATTTGTACAGCACCGCTCATGCCACCTATTGTCGGGATCTGGAGCTTTCCCTCCGCGACTTGCTTCGCGAGATCTGCAAAGATCTTCGCAGCTCCAGGTCCGGCGCCGACGTGGTCATCTGGCTGTAGGTCCGGCCCGCAAGTAAAAGTCGTGCCCTCGCCCTCCTTGAAAAGGTCCGCATCGTCGAAGTAGTCCACCGAGTAGTCGATGTCGATGCACTTGCCGCCACCAGTGGGGCCGACGTGAGCACAGTGAATGTCTGGACGGACCATGGTCAAGATGACGTGAATAGTGCGGCAGGCGAGGTTGTCACCCCAAGCCTCGTCGAAGTTACCGAAAGGCTTAGCTCCAAGCTGCTTCGTGCAGTCTTGTTCATCTTTGAACTGTAGGTCCTTGCCCTGGCAGCGCTGCTGAATGACTGGGCAGAGACCTCCAGCAACGGCATCCTGGACTTGCTTGTTGGTGTAGTCGATACCGCTGCTGGCTTTTGTCCAGGCTTGGAGGTTGGGGATCCAGGATTGATATTTGTCGACTTCGCCCTTGTCGTTGAAGTGCCAGAAGGAGACTTGTGAGAGGGTGGTGGTTGGCAAGCTTTCGTTGAGGTTGCCGAGCATGTCGACCGTGCCGGTACGGAAGTAGACTAGGGAGGAGGCGACGCTGGGGCATGATGAGACGAAGTTGACGACTTGGGCATCGTAGAAGGCGGTGCCGGCTGGGTTGGTGAAGGGTGTTGGGGCGAGGGCGAAGAAGTATCTACAATGTTACATCAGTATAGTGTCGTTTCCTTAGTTCGTTAGGGCGAGACTCACTCGATCGAATCTTCGAAGTTGTCGAATTCTCCGACAGGGCTGACACGCCCTATAGCATCAGGCGCAAAGAGGCCAGGAGGAACGGCCTTGCCTCCGCCCAAGATGATTGGGACTTGGTTGGGGTAGACTGTCAAATCGTAGATATCTCTGACTGTCTTCAAATTCCTCAGATACCAATCCGGCTGGTTGTCCTTCGTAACAGCACACTGGTCATCATGCCTCGCAAAGAGTGCATTGGTATCCTGCACACCCAGCACTCCCGCAGAGGCGAGGGAGACCGAGGAGAGATAAAGCAGGGAGCGAAGAAGAGACATGTCGACGCTTGAAGAGCAAGAGGATGAGCACGATTGAGCAAGAATACCAGGACCGAGGAGTTACTACCTTATATTGGTGATTGGACTGCTTGGGTTATAGCCTTGCAGGAAATGGGGCGCAGAGCCTGGACCCCAACATCGTCTCACCTGTGACGTCGACCGGAATGAGGTTGTCATGTTCGCAGGCGGAAGCGGGTAGAAATTTCAAGTGTTGCCACTGGCTGCTGGGAGGGCATCGTGGGTACCAAAATTAGCGATGTGGTCACGTATAATTATGCTTGCTTGGGAGCGGCTTTCGCGGAGTCGTGCTGGGTTGCTGAGGTCCAACCATCTGCAATACTGATAGGTCGCAGGTGGTGGACCGTGGCTGGCAGTTGCGGTAGCGCATTGTTGTGTGGGTTTCGTGTCAACCGGGACGCCGCTCCCGAATGGTTGATAGAGGCTTCGACAGTTTCGCAGCTGTACGAGTGTACTGTGTCGATGTGAACAGCACGTCCAAGCCTCCAAGGTCTTACCTGCAAAGTAGTCATAGAGTTAGAGTTCAAGTGGCTTAGTGTTCCCGCCAGAGATCCATGTCGGACCTGCAGGGGTCCACCATGCCGGCAACGAGAGTCATGGACGACAAAACCTTTGACTGCCAAGTATGATGCAGGAAGTGTTGCAGCATATTATTGTTACTGAAATGCCGAAACAAATGCAATATCTTTGCTCCGTTGACTTTGCAGCTCTGATAAGGCTGTCAGAAATACTGTAGGAAGACTGTAAGGACGATGTCTCGCAGCCTAATGGAATGCCGGAGCTAGGACCCCAGATTGACACCTTGCCGCGGAGCGCCTGGAACTTGCGTGGCCCATGCTCCGGAAGCGCGTGGTCAAAGGGCGGCCGCGGTAAACAACGATGACGATTCAGTTACAGTCGTAAACGCGTGGTGTGGTCCTGGACTGCCCAATGAATGTAAGATGTTATGCCCAGTGAGGACTTACGACTTGATCCTGCGAGGCTGATGGCTTTGCCAGCAGTGATGGGAATTCGTGAAAGGCGTCCACATTGAGGAGCCCGTCCTCGTCGTCAGACTTACACCGGCTTCCCTCGATCGTAGGACAAACAGGGCTCGGAAGTTCGATGCGCCAGGTTCTTCTCGGGGTCAACAGGCTATCCTTCGATACATTTTAGTTCTGAACAGGCTGAACTATTAGTCACACTTATTGCTTACTTCGTCTCGGGCAGGACCGACACCTTCACTTGTCCGTTGCAACGACAACGACGCTCTGGAAAGCTCTAAAGTCGCAAACCTCCGTTACGCTAACTGCGAAGAGCCTCGATCTCTGGGCCCCTCACAGCTTTGAGTGTCCTATGAGCAAGGAATCAGGCGGTGTATCATCGTGGTGAGCTGCCACAGTGCCGGGCCGTCGCGGCTCATAGCCTTTCGCGGGAATTCTCTTGCCAGCGACGGCTGCACAAGACCATGACCTGCAGCTTGTCGATGCTTCCAGAATATGATGATTCCGCTTTGGCTGACGCTTCCGGCGGCATCAGCACCAGACTTGTCGAACAGACCGGACCATGAAGTGTTCTTGCTGTGTGTCCGAGTCGTGTCGGTCGACGGTACCTCTCTTTGGTCATGGTGGCCAGGCGTAGCCACTGATGAAGGCTTTCGGATAGCGAACTTTGGTTTGCATTCTCCATCCTGGCACTGGTGTTGATGGGACACAGTATTGAGACAGTACAAGGGTGCTGGTGGAGTGATCTTCTGCGCTTTGGACCATATCCATCGTTGCACACAGATGGGACAGAGGCCATTAACGACGTTCGGATTCCCGTCCACCGCTCGGAACTTGTCGGGTTCTTCGAATCCATCGTTCTCTTCGTCTTCTTCGAATCCTTCCGTCATCCGCCATCTGTCCAGGATAAGCATCAGAGCCGTTCGTCTTCAGTCCTCCGTATTCATCGCAGAACTGGACGTGGCTCAGCTTAGAATGCGCAAAGTTTATGAAGGCTGGGTCGGCAAAATGGCGACAGCGTGAGTAGCGATAACGCTGAAGCTGAGTCATTGTCGATGTCGGATCACTTTGCTGAGGCTAATTTAGTCTCTGGTGGTCAGTGGAGAAGGTTGCAGCATGGAGCCACGTTTGAGGCTCGTGGTGCGAACTGAAGCCATCCCAAGAAGATTGCTCGTGAAGAACGTAGAGTCTGCCATGACTCCACCATGAATGTCCGAGGCTGGTGTACTGGACAGCATGAACACAAGTTGGAAGCTCAAGATATAAATGCGTAGCCCAACCCCTGCTCAACGAGAGGCAGTATGAGCACTTTTCCGACGGCTCTGCGGCTCATCTTCGGCGTCTCAAATGTCAACACCCATCACTGCGCATGCGTGGTCACCTCGTTCCGTTCTCCATATCAATTGGGGTTACCCTCTGTAATGTCGTAGTGGTCGTTGTTGGAGTATTTTCAAGGCAGCAATGGACAGCATCAGGCAGACGAATTCCAGGACTGTGCCACAACTTCGTGCACGCAACAAAACTCGTTACATTGCCTGCATGCAAAGCAAATATCGTAACTCTTCGCAAGAAGACACCTGAGAGCATTAGCGGAATGTTCTCATACTTCCTGAAGTACATTTCGTCCCTCTGGACACCGCCCGTACTACCGCGCATTCTGGTCAAAGTCAAACCAAGCACGGACGAGCTGTCATTATCAAGCAACGAGCCCTTCACGACAACGCTTCACGCTGTGGTCGATGGCGACACTCCGCTCACAATCGCGTATCACGATACTGTCCTTCATCCTCGTGGCGGAGCGATTGGGAGTGCTCTAGATAGCGAAGGCTTGACATTCGAGTGCACGAGGACCGGCCAGCTTGCCCAGCGACCGACACTCAACATCTGTGACTTCAGTAACGCCGCCATGCGTAGCAGCAACGACGTTAATTGAGATCCCAGCACACAGACCGGACGAGACTGCTTATTCGATCACTCATAATCTCTCCGCGCAAAAGTTTTGGCTCAAAGCTGGTGGTCGCATGTCGGATGCTGCCCTCGAGATCTTCGACGTGGACCCGGATGACCCCAGTCCACAGCCTCAGGACATGTTGTTCAGACCGCACCTAGATGACTTCGAAGTTGGCCGCACCTATGAGATCGGCCTGGGTATCGAGATGAAACGAGTCTGGTGGTGGCGTCGTGGCAGGAACAGCGTTGTCTTTGCGAATGGTCCACATATCATCGGCTCGATACCACGAGATGGACCCCCATTGGAGATGGAGCTGGTCAATACAGCTCGGTTTACTGTGGTGGAGTAACTGTTGGCAGCATCTCTCGAAGTGCCCTCGTTTGTCCTGAGTGAAATCGCAGACTTCCTTCGGTTTCCACTCTCCTTGACGGATTCCTGGGATGAAATGACAGGGCGGTCGTAGACTGATGTATTTGTTTGAAGTTCGACAAGGCCCAGTCCAGGTGGAGCCGCGAAAGACGCGGTCGCGATTGCCGTAGTCTGTGCGAGCAATCCATCTTCCTTCCAACAAGTCGTCCTCATCATGGTAACCTCAAGACATATCATCCAAGACCAGCCCCATCACTGATGTCAGCCAGCCGAGCCTGCGTCGAGAAAGGTCAAGAGAATGCCAATGGTCAGGCAGGAGGTACCAAGTCCAGGCAGTGCTGGGCCAACGACTGGATATGCCCTTCGCCCGAATAGAAGGCGTTGATCGATCGCACTTTCACATGTCGGCTGGGCGCTGACTGCTCACCAGAAGATGAATTCAGGCAGCCTGATGATGTGTGCCTTTGGGGATTCATGTGATTAAAAAAGCATGGCCAGCGCCCGAGACCGAGAACGACACAGCAGAAACGTCGAAACAAAGCCAAGATCTGTGGAGCGTGACAAGGATGACGTCTGGGACAGCCGAGGCAAAGGAGGATCCCTTGTCTTCTGACTGGCTCAAACAGATATACCCTTCATCTCTTTACTTCTTTCGGCCTCAGAATGTTTGTGGGGTCTAGATCTTGGACCACACTCAAACCACATGCGCCATGACCTCTTGGAGTACATTGAACAGCAGCCGAAAGCATCAGGATACTGGCCTTGTATTTGGGAGCGCTCTGAGTGCACCTCTGTCGTCTCTGCATCGTTGACATTGATCGACAAGCATCTGCAACATGGCTTCCAATGTGCCTCGATCGGTATTGTTCTTACTGGGGACTGCCACGGAATCTGTTATCATTACCTCTGTTGTACCTCACGAGTACCTACCAACGCCGCCATTGTCTCGCGTCTTCGTACGCCTAGCAATCTTACAGCTTGTGCTATATGCAGTCTACACTTGGTTCATCTACCCATTCTTGCTGAGTCCGCTAAGAAGCATACCGGGTCCAGGTGTAGGTTTGGGGAGATGTGTCTCGACAGCCTTTGCTAACATATCAACAGGGCGGCAAGTTTCTCATCGGCAATGGACTCGCTACTTTCGAAAGGCCTGCTGGACAGTCGTTCCTCAAATGGATGAAAGAGATCCCGAACGACGGGCTTCTTCACTTCCGTGGTTTCTTCAACATGGACCGTCTACTGGTGACAGACCCGAAGGCCATTGGCGAGATTCTAGTCACCAGAACGTATGACTTCGAAAAACCTGCTCCACTCAGGAACTTCTTGCGATACATCCTTGGCGATGGGTTGATCATTGTTGAGGGCGATGTGCACAAATTCCAGCGCAAGAACATCATGCCCGTGTTCACTTTTCGCGCCATCAAGGAGCTCTATCCCATCTTCTGGAGCAAGTCGTGTCAACTCACACAAGGTGTGGCACAGCAGATTGCGGAGAAGTCGGGTGGCGATAGCAAAGATGCTACGGCTGTCGTGGAGGTGAACCACTGGGCGAACCAAGTCACTATGGATATTATTGGCATGGCTGCCATGGGCCGTGACTTCCAATCACTCAAGAATGGCGAAGATCCACTGATCGTTAACTACGAAGAGCTACTGGAGCCAACCAAGGAGAAGCAAGTCTACTTCTTGATGAACATTCTGTTCGGTCCAACCCTGGTCTCGAAGCTTCCCTGGAAAATCAACGAACGCAGCAGGATCATCCAGGAGAACATCACCGACATCAGTCTTCAACTCGTAAAGGACAAGAAAGAAATGGTCAAGACCGAGCCAAAGGGCCACAAAGATATCCTCTCCCTGCTCATCCAGTCCAACAACTTCTCCGACAACCAGCTCGTCGACCAAATGCTGACCTTCCTGGCTGCGGGACACGAGACTACATCCTCCGCCTTCACCTGGACCACATTCCTCCTCGCCAAGCACCCGGACATCCAGACCGCCCTCCGCAAAGAAATCCGCGAAAATCTCCCCTCCCCTAACTCCCCAGCCAACGACACCGACATCTCCGCTATCCTCGAAACTCTGCCCCTCCTCAACGGCGTCTGCCAAGAGACAATCCGCATGTACCCAACCGTCCCCGTCACAGTCCGCGACTGCGTCAAGACCACTCAACTAGCCGGTCAACACATTCCCAAGGGCACACAAGTCATCCTCTCACCCTGGGCTACGAACCGGAACCCAACCCTCTGGGGACCTGACGCCGACAAGTTCATCCCCGAGCGCTGGATCGATACTGATGAGAAGACCGGAGATCGCAGGCCTAATAAGAACGGAGGCGCGCCGAGCAACTACGCTATCTTGACCTTCTTACACGGCCCGAGGAGTTGCATTGGACAGGGTTTCGCGCAAGCTGAGTTGAGGTGTCTGGTGGCGGCTTGGACGGGGATGTTTAGTATGGAGATGGCGGATCCGCATGAGGTTGTTATTCCGCATGGGGTTGTGACGACGAAGCCGAAGAATGGGATGCATTTGAAGTTGAGGAAGTTGGATGGGTGGTGATGGGTGAAGGTCAAGGTTGGAATTTTGGCCTGGAGATGTGATGATGAGTTATTGGTGGCTGTTTGGAACAGAAGTGGACGGTCTTAGTTTATCGTGCCCATGATGATTGCTCCACATCGATGACCAAGACCAGGATCCGAGCTGAGCGTTCCATGCAGGCTATGGATTTCGAACATGTAGAGAACAGGAGAGTTGGCATTGTCGTTGCAATGCATGCTGATGCGAGTTCTGTCTTAGAACAGTTGTATCAATGCTCTCACTCGATCGTTCCACCCCCAAGTGTACATCAAATTGAACTGTGCCAGAGACAGCCGAGCTCCAGCTATTGATACAGTCATCGTACATGTAGACATAGCGTATTATACAGTTTGTCATGGTGAGGGAGCGGCATCTTCGTGACCGCACCATTAGACTTGGACTGGCTGATCAGAATTTGGTCGGACGACAGCAGCGATCGTTCAGCAGGCTGTCTCTGCTCAACACGAGAGGATCCGCTGTCCGAGCAAGTCCTCGCGTGAGCCGGGAGGCAGCACGTTGTCTGGTGGGAGTAATGCAGTGGCCTTCATCGCCGGCCTTGTAGCGCAGGCTTCCCACAACATGGTCCCCATCACTCCAATGCAAACGCAACTAACCCGGTGAAAGTCGCAACATAAATAATCCCCGCCCTAGCCACATTATACACATTCCAACTCCTCACAAACTCCACCGTATTCCCCCTCTCCATCTCCCTATCCGGCGGCGCATCCTCATACGGCTCAACTTTCTCCTCGTCACCTCCAATCCTCTTAATCTTATGCACCAGCCCTTCCATCAAAGCTATTCTGTACGGGAACACACTCCCCAATATCGCCGCAGCACTAGCCCACTTCCTCCACTCCAAATTCCCAACGCTGCGCGCCCGGTACGCTGAAACGCTGAAGACGCCGATCGCGAAGAGTTCAATGGGTACGACGAAGGGGAAGTTCAGCGCCTCCATGCGAGCGAATTGTTGGGCGACGGCTTTGTAGGTGCCGGAGCTGCCGATGCTGAAGTCGAAGAAGGCTTTGGAGGAGGAGGGGGTTGCGGAGGGGGTTAGGCGGCCGCTTTCTTCTTGGAGTTGGGGGACGCGAAGGCTGGAGGCTGGACGGGAGGGAGGTTGTGATGGTGATGAGGAGGCGGATCTTGAGGTTTCGAGAGGACGGAGGAGAGCTGGGATGAAGACTAATGCGGTGGTCGTTTGGGACGATGCGATTGCGAATGTTGAGGCCAATGCGATGCCTTTTAGGCCGATCCAGGTGCGGGAATCGGTTGCCATGGTGGAGTGGCTGGGTGTGTTCTGCGAGCGACGATGTAGACGTTTAATTGAGGGAGTGACGAGAAGCAACGGGAAGTTCGACGTTGTATGTAGCCGTGTTGATCCCCACGACCCGCGCAGCGGGTGTTAGCTACCTTAATAAAAATCACTACCTCAACGATATAGCTATCTTAACACGCGTTCTATCTCATTTCTTACGCGTTATCTTATCAACATAGTGGCTTCCGTCTATCGTGAAGAAGAGGCTCTTGTCTCTAAGGCTGCACAGTAGTATGTAGACGCGTTAGAGCGCCTACCCCTTAGCGAGGTAGCTTTAAACTAGGGAGTCGATTACTAGCGACTTCGTCGACGCGTTCTTAGACACAACAGCCGTACGACACGACTAGCAACATACAGGAAGCTTATAGACGAACAAGAGGGTGTTCTAATATTATATCTAAAGAGGTGCGATGCGATAGGTGTTTCTGCGCGTATACGACAGCTATCACGTTAGAAGTGTAGGAAGTTATTgtacgggcttatatagggtgtttcaaaagcagAGTGTGTATtgtatatatctatctagaatagacaagTGTTGCTATTAAAGAGGCTGTAGGTGACTAATTAGCCACCTAATTCTTGGCGTATATAGCCTTTAGTTTTAATTATAGGCTAGTTACTACTTATATATACCCTCGGATTGCGATATATCCCCTTAGCTTGTACGCTAGAGTAAATAAGCTAATTCCTATATAATCGCGTATAACCTATTATAACTACCCCtcctacctatagtagtaacTTTAGGCCCTcggtactactactactatagtaagggtaAGTTAGTTATTTTAAGTAAAGTAAGTTAAGCTAAGGTAAGCTTTATACCCCTTCTTTATTCCTTACTTTTACTAGttactattaagaatatataggccgtaggtcaagtatataggtataggtatattatataactagattacgtaactagggtttactagcctataggctagtaaatatccggatacctagtatctacctatactaacactagcgatactatatatagacactatcctattaggtccttcttcgtctttcgtataatccgccgtcttctactactacgtaactcgtacctatttaataggttataagtccgggttagtaactcggtatttcaccctcgacaaagtcgtattagagttattcctctttatattacgaatataggtcagtaggcatgtcgtacggtactaagactaacttagtatatactcagctagtcgagacaatagtacggtaatactaccgagataccgtacgaatagtaggagcgacttagaggacctaaagtcgcttagctagttagtacgagactGTCGGAGGAACTAccgtcgtaggataagacataggtaaaaccgataaggcgtagtgaaacagaactaggactagagtaatatccctctatataggtataagagacgtagtctctataccgataGTAGAGACACCTTTGGTACTAAAtactattctactatataccttcgtatactacattagtccttcctccttctctattacgtgtcctaacttccgtgtatatatatagatagatagatgattcatttacccgttgtggtgccctccggcctatgcgggtttatgtctatatatgttactgcataaggtaggaaacctattcctaggtaaaaacctcctctccttctctaatagcttccttgccatgagttctcagttttccttccattagggtgcactagtgtcatggtggttagcctctgactaccttgtctgcaaccctagagttgtccccctcttcctgctctcctcctccttctttctctcctcaatccatctctctgtttccctagtaagagagaactgctccaaaaatccttggtggatgatccaccttgtaattctctggaggtctcccttattgctgatcatggcttggaagtttctgttccttgcccttgccctccattcacctctccctgtactccattctttgcaaaccagaagtctatgttcgacattctgggacaggtagccgcatgggcaactcttgtcttcgatacctaggacttttctctgatgcaggtatgccctgactccgatgtgttcagagcggatttgtattgctatgcttgcttctgacctggtcaggtctgagtacagtaggtagttgtggctaccaaactgttggagtgcctttggggttcctggcctctgtagggttcttgtccattcagtcttccagaggagtcctgccatcctttcagctagagactgttgcttcttcccttggctggctgctgatcctctcccttgagcccttctgtcctgttcctgctgggctaggtgcagctgttctgttagttctttgaacttctgcaggtcctgctgcttctgtggggctggattgggtcttgcttgtctgtgccttcttgtgcactggctcctgattttgttgactgccttctggattactagctgggctgggtatgcagacgtctttcctgcatactggtatctcaacccttgaaggtagagcttggctggtggggagccagactccatttcgaccacccttgttggagttgacttgtatgctccaagcacctttttcagacaggaggcttgggctctgctgatgggatctgcaattctctttgggatcttgtcttgggctgaccagatctgggctccatatagcatggctggcttcacaatggccttgtacataacctttgctttcgcaaatgtggctccctatgtggaggctgtaagcctgtcaattgattgcctgttgtcgtctgctcttgcctgtgctttcttgacctgtggtccccagctgagctttggatccatccatattcctagcacccttaattcacttgagggttctgttgtgtgtccctgaatagtgattagggcttgcatattgtgtctgtttctggctctactgaagtggatgagttgatacttctctagggcaaatctggctccatgtttcctggcccattcctcacattccttgtgtttcttctgcaagattctgcagttctcttctgtgctgtctgaccaggctaggatgtttgtgtcatccacaaaccctgaggctgatgtgtttctagagtttagctttgctagtaggtctgccataaagaggagaaacaggattggagacatCGTTGATCCCTAtgggattcctgtctctgtaggcatgctgtcagatttgtatctacccagtcttagtcttgtggttctgcctctaaggaaggactggataaactggactgtccagttggggatagccttctgtttcaggatgtggatcagcctctggtgtgagacattgtcaaaggctcctgatatgtctagtgagaggagtgtggctgctttgttgttcccaaagtgccatagggtcttgatctgctctgtgataagttccacagctgttagtgttgatctttgtttcctgcctcctatctgttcttcaggaaggattccatgttcttcagctaggtttgtcagcctttctgctatgatcttttctaggagtttgcctagtgtgttgagcaaggcaataggtctgtatgcctttagctttgtgtagtcctctttctgtggttttctcaagaccacagtcagtgactccttgaagtgtttagggcagtgtccttgggccatgcactgtgaaaagatgtttgacagtgcaggggagatctggtccttgcatgtcttgatgaacaagtttggaatcccatctggtcctggggccttgtttcctgagagtgtcttaatgatgctcttgatctctccctctcccactgtgcaggattgctctagtggtgttggatacacactgccctccagatcctgcaggtcagcttctacctgtgtgccaaagaaatgtttccccaatgcctgtgcctttcctgggagagtgtgttggattactccttcctggtcttcaatgtttggaaactggggcagcatgtttctgtcctgtgtgggttgtcttgcccactttgctagtttccacatcttctcaggattctgggtaatggatccaactgttgacctccactccagcatcttgtccctcttgatctgggccttcttgtctctggttgcctggttgtatctgtcccatgcttcctgggagtgactctgggtaagggctctcctggcctgcctggctgccttgaccttctctgagcattcctttgtccagaatggcttctggtacagtgactgtttcttttctctggtgtgggctgccgcagtttcctgcattgttctaaccagttctgccactgcttggtctatgtctaaggctgtttccagtctactggtctctagtccagctagcttctgttccaggtcttgtctgatctgttcccagttggctgccttccaggccagctgaggttctaggtctccttcctgctgtgtctgtgtttcaaactccacctgaattgggaggtgatctgatgaggactccaagtcctggttaacccagcatctggtgaccttctgctgcaggtcatgtgatgcaaagcacaggtcaatggtgcttga includes the following:
- a CDS encoding Bifonsecin B biosynthesis cluster protein A, coding for MTTSFRSTSQVRRCWGPGSAPHFLQGYNPSSPITNISVDMSLLRSLLYLSSVSLASAGVLGVQDTNALFARHDDQCAVTKDNQPDWYLRNLKTVRDIYDLTVYPNQVPIILGGGKAVPPGLFAPDAIGRVSPVGEFDNFEDSIEYFFALAPTPFTNPAGTAFYDAQVVNFVSSCPSVASSLVYFRTGTVDMLGNLNESLPTTTLSQVSFWHFNDKGEVDKYQSWIPNLQAWTKASSGIDYTNKQVQDAVAGGLCPVIQQRCQGKDLQFKDEQDCTKQLGAKPFGNFDEAWGDNLACRTIHVILTMVRPDIHCAHVGPTGGGKCIDIDYSVDYFDDADLFKEGEGTTFTCGPDLQPDDHVGAGPGAAKIFADLAKQVAEGKLQIPTIGGMSGAVQMPGMPGATRGQTPPKGQGQGR
- a CDS encoding Cytochrome P450 monooxygenase ptmK, which translates into the protein MASNVPRSVLFLLGTATESVIITSVVPHEYLPTPPLSRVFVRLAILQLVLYAVYTWFIYPFLLSPLRSIPGPGGGKFLIGNGLATFERPAGQSFLKWMKEIPNDGLLHFRGFFNMDRLLVTDPKAIGEILVTRTYDFEKPAPLRNFLRYILGDGLIIVEGDVHKFQRKNIMPVFTFRAIKELYPIFWSKSCQLTQGVAQQIAEKSGGDSKDATAVVEVNHWANQVTMDIIGMAAMGRDFQSLKNGEDPLIVNYEELLEPTKEKQVYFLMNILFGPTLVSKLPWKINERSRIIQENITDISLQLVKDKKEMVKTEPKGHKDILSLLIQSNNFSDNQLVDQMLTFLAAGHETTSSAFTWTTFLLAKHPDIQTALRKEIRENLPSPNSPANDTDISAILETLPLLNGVCQETIRMYPTVPVTVRDCVKTTQLAGQHIPKGTQVILSPWATNRNPTLWGPDADKFIPERWIDTDEKTGDRRPNKNGGAPSNYAILTFLHGPRSCIGQGFAQAELRCLVAAWTGMFSMEMADPHEVVIPHGVVTTKPKNGMHLKLRKLDGW